TCGACAGCTAGTTCGCCGACGCGGCAGTCCCGATCAAACGATCATCGCGCAGCCTGGAATATTCCGACGCCAGCGAGCGCACCGACGATCGGGAAACCGGCCGCCGCTGCCGTCGTTGCTGTCGTTGCCGTTTCTGCGAGCGCACTCGCGCCCGTGCTCACCATCCCGAACAGCAGTCGGATCTCGCCGAGCCACGGGATACGGAACTCCGCAGTGCCGGTGATCCACGACGGCTTGACCGGCGCGCTGATCGGTCCCATGAACCCACCACCCACCTGATCGTACTGTCCGTTGTTGTCGCCTTTCGTGATGAAGCCATCGTGTGGTGCCGGACAGTTGGTCAACGCCTCGCAGCTCCCCGCACCGCCGAGATACTCTCGATTGGCCTTGTCGTACCAGTTCTCGCCGTCGTTCACCCAGAAGTGAGCGCGATGGATGATCGGTGTCACGTCCGCGTTGCCGTCCCGTTCGTACACGATGACGTCGCCGTACTTGTTGAACTCCTTGTAGCCCGCCTGCTCCCCAGCACGGTAGCCGACTACACCCGTCCCGGCCTGTGCCGCC
The genomic region above belongs to Halococcus salifodinae DSM 8989 and contains:
- a CDS encoding S26 family signal peptidase codes for the protein MGSGDGSDSWSDQDGWETAADDGETERGADGKREHGGERRHGGNGEEGDGSGDEGGVIARARWLATTDHEAVAFVREVASSLAIVAAIGLLLFAVSGLWPPMVAIESPSMTPNLKTGDLVFVMEEHRFAGGAAQAGTGVVGYRAGEQAGYKEFNKYGDVIVYERDGNADVTPIIHRAHFWVNDGENWYDKANREYLGGAGSCEALTNCPAPHDGFITKGDNNGQYDQVGGGFMGPISAPVKPSWITGTAEFRIPWLGEIRLLFGMVSTGASALAETATTATTAAAAGFPIVGALAGVGIFQAAR